Genomic segment of Candidatus Nanopelagicales bacterium:
CGGTAGAGGGTAGGAAGGGTCATCTTCCGTGCCAGATCTCCGGTAATTCCGAAAATCACCAATCGATCGGACGCTTGCAGTGTCATCAAGGCCTGCCTTTCCCATAGTCTCGCAGCGACCCTAGCGAGGACCACGCCCAGTTTGCTGGACTTGCCACTCGCAGACGAACGATCTGGAGGAATACACGTGGCAACCGACAAGCCAATGCAATTGGGAATGATCGGTCTCGGGCGGATGGGGGCGAACATCGTCCGCCGAATCATGAAGGACGGACACAGCGCCGTCGTCTATGACACCGACCCTGCAACGGTCGCCGAACTGGTGGCCGATGGCGCCGTCGGAGCGAACAGTCTAGAAGAGTTCGTCTCCAAGCTCGACCGGCCTCGCAACGTCTGGATCATGGTTCCGGCCGGGAAGATCACCGACGTCGTGATCGGCCAAGTCAGTGCCTTGCTGGAAGAAGGTGACACCGTCATCGATGGTGGCAACTCCTACTACCGCGACGACATCCGGCACGCCAAGACTGGCGCCGAGAAGGGCCTGCACTTCATCGACTGCGGGACCTCCGGCGGGGTGTGGGGACTGGAACGCGGCTACTGCCTGATGATCGGTGGCGAGAACGCACAGGTCGACAATCTCTCCTCGATCTGGACATCGGTTGCCCCAGGTCCGGGTGACATCGAACGGACCCTTGGTCGATCGGGCCCGTTCACGCCAGAAGAAGAGGGCTGGTTGCACTGCGGGCCCAACGGTGCCGGTCACTTCGTCAAGATGGTTCACAACGGCATCGAGTACGCGATCATGAGCTCCTACGCCGAGGGCCTGAATATCCTCAAGAACGCGGATGCTGGTAAGGAGAATCGGGATCAGGATGCCGAGACCGCGCCGCTGGAGCATCCGGAGTTCTACCAATATGACCTCGACCTGACGAAGATCACCGAGGTGTGGCGTCGCGGATCCGTTATTGGGTCCTGGTTGCTGGATCTCACCGCTATTGCGCTTTACGAATCCCCGACACTGGAGGAGTTCGGGGGCCGCGTCTCTGATTCAGGAGAAGGCCGCTGGACCAGCATCGCCGCCATCGAAGAAGGTGTCCCAGCAGACGTTCTCACGGCATCGCTGTATGCGCGGTTCTCGTCGCAGGGCAAGGCATCGTTCGCGAACAAGATTCAGTCGGCCCAACGTAAGCAGTTCGGTGGGCACGACGAGAAAAAGGATTAGCTTGGAACAGGGTCAGGTCGAGTTTGTTGTTAGATCCCTCTCGCGCTGGTACAGCGTTTTCACGCTTGTTCGGGATCTAACAACAAACTCGACCTTTTCCTTTTCTGCGCTGGGGGCGTGAAAGGACCAGCTTTGGGTAGGTGGGGTCGGTGCGGGGTGGTTCGGCGCATCGGTTATAGCGCTATGCCTAGGAGGGCGTCGGCTAGGCGGGAGACGATTCCCGGGCCGCTGGGGTCGTCACCGGGGCGGACGCGTTGTTCCTCTGCCCAGGCATCGATGGCTCGCAGCGCTCGGGACGTGTCGAGATCGTCCGCGAGGGCTTGGCGTACCTCGGCCAGGGTTGTGCTCGCCGAGGGTCCGGTTGGTGGCGATACTGCAGCTCGCCAGGCATCCAAACGAGCCGAGGCCAGGGTCAGGTCGTCGTCGGTCCACTGCCAATCGTGACGGTAGTGGTGCGTCAGTAGTGCCAAGCGGATCGCCATGGGATCAATGCCGGATTCAATGAGGCGTGAGACGAACACCAAGTTGCCGCGGGACTTGCTCATCTTCTCGCCGTCGAGGCCGACCATTCCGGTGTGCACGTAGAGCCGGGCATACGGCCATTGGCCAGTGATCGCATCGGCGTGAGACGCACCCATCTCATGGTGCGGGAAGATCAGATCGGTGCCGCCGCCCTGGACATCGAACGACATACCCAGGTGATGCAGAGCGATCGCCACGCACTCGATATGCCAACCGGGTCGGCCCGCCCCAATAGCTGACTCCCACGATGGTTCACCTTCGCGTGCCGCACGCCACAGCAGGGCGTCGAGGGGATGCCGCTTGCCGGGCCGATCCGGGTCTCCCCCACGTTCGGCGAACAGGCGCAGTTGCTCGTCCGGCGCGAGTTGTGCGACGGACCCGAAGCGCGGGTCACTGCTCACGTCGAAATACCAGTCGTCATCGACTCGGTAGGCAGCGCCACGTTCAATCAGGGTTTCGATGGCCGAGACCACGGCGGGCAGAGAATCCACGACGCCCTCGTAGTACTGCGGCGGGATAACCCGCAGTTCGGTCATGTCCTCACGAAACAGTTGGATTTGGCTGTGCGCTAGCTGCTGCCACGGAACTCCGGTCGCGGTGGCTCGCTCGAGCAGCGGATCGTCGACATCGGTGATGTTCTGGGCGTACTCGACCGTGTGACCGTTGTCGCGCCATTGTCGGTTGACCAGGTCGAACGCGAGGTAGGTCGCGGCATGGCCGATGTGTGTGGCGTCGTAAGGGGTGATGCCACAGACATAAATCTTGGCTGTGGGTCCAGGTGCAGTTGGGCGAACTTCGTGAGTGACGGTGTCGAAGAGGCGCAGCGGAATGCCGTTGCCGGGCAGTTCGGGGACAAACGGCTCGGGCCACGCGTGCACGGCATGACCCTAGATGATCGGCCACGGAATCGCTGGCCCGGTCGGGCTGGGGTGAGGAAAGACACCGCTGGCCGTCAGGTCAACGAGGCGCTGGTAGGTGGCGTCGATCTCTTGTTCCCTGAGGTGAGGCCGTAGTCGCTCGGCAACTTGCCAGAACGAGTCATGCAGTGTCGCTAGATCGTTGCTGATGGACTCGTCGATAGACAGGCCGGCGAAGCCCCAGAGCACCGTTCGCAACTTGTGGTCGGCGTTGAAGGTGACGCCATGATCGATGCCGAGTAGGTGGTCGTTGGTGACCAGGAGGTGCCCGACTTTTCGATCGGCGTTGTTGATGATCACGTCGAATGCTGCCATCCGACGCAGCGCCAAGGCGTCACTATGTGCGAGCACGACCGGCTCGTCGTCGGAGCCACGTCCTTCCACAACCACGTGCCAATCGGCAGGCACTCGGTCTGGCGGGAGGATATCGATGAAGTCGTCGGTCGGATCGGTCTCGATCCACTGCTGACACATCCCGTGACCCGCTGGGCCGTCGTTGCGCCAG
This window contains:
- the mshC gene encoding cysteine--1-D-myo-inosityl 2-amino-2-deoxy-alpha-D-glucopyranoside ligase, coding for MHAWPEPFVPELPGNGIPLRLFDTVTHEVRPTAPGPTAKIYVCGITPYDATHIGHAATYLAFDLVNRQWRDNGHTVEYAQNITDVDDPLLERATATGVPWQQLAHSQIQLFREDMTELRVIPPQYYEGVVDSLPAVVSAIETLIERGAAYRVDDDWYFDVSSDPRFGSVAQLAPDEQLRLFAERGGDPDRPGKRHPLDALLWRAAREGEPSWESAIGAGRPGWHIECVAIALHHLGMSFDVQGGGTDLIFPHHEMGASHADAITGQWPYARLYVHTGMVGLDGEKMSKSRGNLVFVSRLIESGIDPMAIRLALLTHHYRHDWQWTDDDLTLASARLDAWRAAVSPPTGPSASTTLAEVRQALADDLDTSRALRAIDAWAEEQRVRPGDDPSGPGIVSRLADALLGIAL
- a CDS encoding SCO1664 family protein; its protein translation is MGIDADIAASLSRGEMSIVGRLVDSSNAALVVRCQPIDQEQTPAVVAVYKPTAGERPLWDFHQDTLGHREVASYLLSEALGWALVPVTVWRNDGPAGHGMCQQWIETDPTDDFIDILPPDRVPADWHVVVEGRGSDDEPVVLAHSDALALRRMAAFDVIINNADRKVGHLLVTNDHLLGIDHGVTFNADHKLRTVLWGFAGLSIDESISNDLATLHDSFWQVAERLRPHLREQEIDATYQRLVDLTASGVFPHPSPTGPAIPWPII
- the gnd gene encoding decarboxylating 6-phosphogluconate dehydrogenase; amino-acid sequence: MQLGMIGLGRMGANIVRRIMKDGHSAVVYDTDPATVAELVADGAVGANSLEEFVSKLDRPRNVWIMVPAGKITDVVIGQVSALLEEGDTVIDGGNSYYRDDIRHAKTGAEKGLHFIDCGTSGGVWGLERGYCLMIGGENAQVDNLSSIWTSVAPGPGDIERTLGRSGPFTPEEEGWLHCGPNGAGHFVKMVHNGIEYAIMSSYAEGLNILKNADAGKENRDQDAETAPLEHPEFYQYDLDLTKITEVWRRGSVIGSWLLDLTAIALYESPTLEEFGGRVSDSGEGRWTSIAAIEEGVPADVLTASLYARFSSQGKASFANKIQSAQRKQFGGHDEKKD